The Methanofervidicoccus sp. A16 genome has a segment encoding these proteins:
- a CDS encoding 4Fe-4S binding protein, translating into MVVKIIVDKDKCIGCGRCYDVCPKGPLIWKRDKDKKYYAYDTKYCHNCKLCTGRCPTNAILIIKEGV; encoded by the coding sequence TTGGTTGTAAAAATAATAGTAGATAAGGACAAATGTATTGGATGTGGAAGATGCTACGATGTATGTCCAAAAGGTCCCTTGATATGGAAGAGAGATAAAGACAAAAAGTACTACGCTTACGATACAAAGTACTGTCACAACTGTAAGTTATGTACTGGTAGATGTCCTACTAATGCTATATTAATTATTAAGGAAGGAGTGTAA
- the comE gene encoding sulfopyruvate decarboxylase subunit beta, protein MEYIKDEIVVCNIGFPSKELYHIKDRPENFYMLGSMGLCSSIGLGLALSLNKKVIAIEGDGSLLMNLGTLSTIGYTQPDNFILYVIDNSVYGSTGNQRTHTESTSLCGIARACGIDAVEVFQEDDLRRVIEESLNDSKSKVIVVKAEPYNEKVENIPLHPMYIKFRFMESIKPYRKKNSNK, encoded by the coding sequence ATGGAGTATATAAAGGATGAGATAGTGGTCTGTAATATAGGGTTTCCAAGTAAGGAGTTATATCATATAAAGGATAGGCCGGAAAACTTCTATATGTTAGGTTCTATGGGTCTCTGCTCCTCTATAGGCCTAGGTTTGGCCCTATCCCTGAATAAGAAGGTAATAGCCATAGAGGGAGACGGATCCCTACTGATGAACTTAGGTACCTTATCTACTATAGGATACACACAGCCAGATAACTTTATACTCTACGTTATAGACAACTCAGTTTACGGCTCTACAGGTAATCAGAGGACACATACAGAGAGTACCAGTCTATGTGGGATAGCAAGGGCCTGTGGAATAGATGCTGTAGAGGTGTTTCAGGAAGATGATCTGAGAAGAGTAATAGAGGAATCTCTCAATGACAGTAAAAGTAAGGTTATAGTAGTTAAGGCAGAACCTTACAACGAGAAGGTTGAAAATATCCCTCTACATCCTATGTATATAAAATTCAGGTTTATGGAGAGTATTAAACCATATAGAAAAAAGAACAGTAATAAATAA
- a CDS encoding ABC transporter permease, translated as MAWDYILEGLFEAFHLIIGGDPELYDILFRSIKVSGLATLYAGLIGVPIGTILGLSDFKGKDIIKSIFNGLMGIPTVVLGLILYLFLAPAGPFGFLNLLYTTTGISLGQMILILPIVVSITVNSIESIEEDVRYLALTLGADETQMMTKIIEEASPGIFLSLMMAFNRAIAELGVALMIGGNIFIKGGEMNTRVLTTAIQMYVTRGEISMAIALGIILLSLVYLISIMVNYIQRRWAEA; from the coding sequence ATGGCCTGGGATTATATACTCGAGGGACTTTTTGAAGCCTTTCATCTTATAATCGGTGGGGATCCTGAACTTTACGATATACTCTTTAGAAGTATAAAGGTATCTGGATTGGCTACTTTGTACGCTGGGTTAATTGGTGTTCCTATAGGAACTATTCTAGGACTCTCAGATTTTAAGGGTAAAGATATAATAAAGTCTATCTTTAACGGATTGATGGGCATTCCCACTGTAGTACTTGGGCTTATCCTCTACCTCTTTTTAGCACCTGCTGGACCTTTTGGGTTTTTAAACCTACTTTACACCACTACAGGTATAAGTCTCGGCCAGATGATACTTATTTTACCAATTGTTGTAAGTATTACTGTAAATTCCATTGAAAGTATAGAGGAAGATGTAAGGTATTTGGCACTAACCTTGGGAGCAGATGAAACCCAGATGATGACGAAGATCATAGAAGAGGCCTCTCCCGGTATATTTCTATCTCTGATGATGGCATTTAACAGGGCCATTGCAGAACTGGGAGTAGCCCTTATGATAGGAGGAAACATCTTTATAAAAGGAGGAGAGATGAACACAAGGGTGCTAACTACTGCAATTCAGATGTACGTCACAAGAGGAGAAATTAGTATGGCGATTGCCCTGGGGATTATATTACTCTCTCTGGTTTATCTTATATCCATCATGGTTAACTATATACAGAGAAGGTGGGCAGAGGCATGA
- a CDS encoding HisA/HisF family protein — protein sequence MEIVPVLDIMNGIAVCGRGGDRKNYRPLKTVLCNSSNPLEVARRYREEGAEKIYIADLDAIMKKGNNFHIIKEIEGHKILDGGITSKLELESLRSLNICDKIILGTETLRDLDLLEEEDIILSLDFKDGKLLNPMSYTLEEILNRLDKSIPLIVLDISSVGTQRGVNWNLVEKIMKNVENPVYVGGGVRDEEDLKRCYNMGIQGVLIGTGIHKGILKLKEIIERYRN from the coding sequence ATGGAGATTGTTCCAGTGCTGGATATAATGAACGGTATAGCAGTTTGTGGTAGAGGAGGGGATAGAAAAAACTACAGACCATTAAAAACAGTTTTATGCAACTCCTCAAATCCTCTAGAGGTGGCAAGGAGATATAGAGAGGAGGGAGCAGAAAAGATATACATTGCTGATTTAGACGCTATAATGAAGAAGGGCAACAACTTTCATATAATAAAGGAGATAGAGGGACATAAGATTTTAGATGGAGGTATTACCTCGAAATTGGAACTGGAGAGTCTTAGATCCTTAAATATATGTGATAAGATCATCTTAGGGACAGAGACCTTGAGAGATTTAGACCTCTTAGAGGAAGAAGATATAATACTTAGTCTAGATTTTAAGGATGGTAAGTTGTTGAATCCTATGAGTTATACCTTAGAGGAGATTTTAAATAGATTGGACAAATCTATTCCTTTAATAGTGTTAGATATATCCTCTGTAGGTACTCAGAGAGGTGTAAATTGGAATTTAGTGGAAAAGATTATGAAGAATGTAGAGAATCCTGTATATGTAGGTGGTGGAGTAAGAGACGAGGAGGATCTAAAGAGGTGCTACAATATGGGCATTCAGGGGGTACTTATAGGCACTGGAATACATAAGGGTATTTTGAAACTAAAAGAGATAATTGAGAGGTATAGGAACTAA
- a CDS encoding winged helix-turn-helix transcriptional regulator gives MDEKDMKILEILMKDGRKSYTEIAKMLGTSESSVRKRVKKMEEEGVIKGYRAEVEPSKIGYNVVALTGFDTNPEDFLTVAKKLCEFEEVKKVWTSTGDHMIMTEIWARDGRELSEILFNKLGKIEGVKKICPAIILEELK, from the coding sequence ATGGACGAGAAGGATATGAAAATACTTGAAATACTTATGAAGGACGGTAGGAAATCTTACACAGAGATTGCGAAAATGTTGGGTACCAGTGAGAGTTCTGTAAGGAAGAGGGTTAAAAAAATGGAAGAAGAGGGGGTTATTAAAGGATATAGAGCAGAAGTAGAGCCCTCTAAAATTGGATACAACGTAGTTGCATTAACTGGATTTGATACCAATCCAGAGGATTTCCTCACAGTTGCAAAGAAACTCTGTGAATTTGAAGAGGTAAAAAAGGTATGGACCTCTACTGGAGATCATATGATTATGACTGAAATCTGGGCAAGAGATGGTAGGGAACTATCTGAAATACTCTTTAACAAGTTAGGTAAAATAGAGGGTGTTAAAAAGATATGTCCTGCAATAATACTTGAAGAGTTGAAATAA
- a CDS encoding bacteriohemerythrin produces MEIIKWCKDFESGIEAFDEEHKTLIKTINQVYTLMREGKREDAKKILIDTVVTYADKHFKHEEEVMERYNYPKEKLENHKKMHKFFVRYLVDTLLPEIEKGDDRKFNEALNFIIGWLIMHIKNMDVNGYGKWFKERGIEVPDKMVEI; encoded by the coding sequence ATGGAAATAATAAAATGGTGTAAAGATTTTGAATCTGGTATTGAGGCATTTGATGAAGAGCATAAAACACTTATAAAAACGATAAATCAGGTATATACTCTAATGAGGGAAGGAAAAAGAGAAGATGCAAAAAAGATACTGATAGATACTGTAGTTACTTACGCAGATAAACACTTTAAACATGAAGAGGAGGTTATGGAAAGATACAACTACCCTAAGGAGAAGTTAGAGAATCATAAAAAGATGCATAAGTTCTTTGTTAGGTATCTTGTAGATACCCTCCTTCCAGAGATTGAAAAGGGAGATGACAGAAAGTTTAACGAAGCACTGAATTTTATAATTGGATGGTTAATTATGCATATAAAGAATATGGATGTAAATGGATACGGCAAATGGTTCAAGGAGAGAGGTATTGAAGTACCTGATAAAATGGTAGAGATATAA
- the mvk gene encoding mevalonate kinase: protein MEETSKSTVEAPSKVILFGEHAVVEGYGAISMAVDLKTRGRISHSEKNIVINLKDLGRSLTLNIEDISTLNLRNYNRSVKYVLCAIKSIVNYLKDKGYKDFKPFKLDISSDIPVSCGLGSSASVVVTTIKSFLLANNISIPKKELCKICFSVEREVQGRASITDTATVIYNSVLKIKNSSDFEILEGTKLYKLLKDCHFLLVHVERRKKKTAELVKEVAGHPKKEEIFRSIGKIVNEVEGISTWEELGELMIKNHELLKKLGVSTTKMDKVVELGSRYGYGAKLSGAGGGGVVVILTDEDRRKELLGSLRELGVLDVFECKVGVDIINNY, encoded by the coding sequence ATGGAGGAAACATCTAAAAGTACAGTTGAGGCTCCCTCTAAGGTTATACTTTTTGGAGAACATGCTGTAGTTGAGGGTTACGGTGCTATTTCCATGGCTGTAGATCTAAAAACTAGGGGGAGGATCTCCCATAGTGAAAAGAATATAGTTATAAATCTGAAGGATTTAGGGAGATCCCTTACCTTGAATATAGAGGATATTTCCACATTAAACCTAAGAAACTATAATAGAAGTGTGAAATATGTCTTATGTGCAATTAAATCTATAGTAAATTACTTAAAAGATAAAGGATACAAAGATTTTAAACCATTTAAGTTAGATATATCCTCCGATATTCCTGTAAGTTGTGGTCTGGGATCCTCTGCCTCAGTGGTTGTCACTACTATAAAATCTTTTTTACTTGCTAATAATATCTCTATCCCAAAAAAGGAGTTGTGTAAGATATGTTTTTCTGTGGAGAGGGAGGTTCAAGGAAGAGCCAGTATTACAGATACTGCAACTGTTATCTACAACAGTGTTTTGAAGATCAAAAACAGTAGTGATTTTGAGATTTTGGAAGGTACTAAACTTTACAAACTCCTTAAAGACTGTCATTTTTTATTGGTTCATGTTGAAAGAAGGAAGAAGAAAACTGCTGAACTTGTTAAGGAGGTTGCAGGTCATCCTAAGAAGGAGGAAATATTCAGATCTATAGGAAAGATAGTAAATGAAGTTGAAGGTATATCTACATGGGAGGAATTGGGAGAATTAATGATAAAAAACCATGAACTACTGAAAAAGTTAGGAGTTTCTACAACAAAGATGGACAAGGTTGTGGAGTTAGGTAGTAGATACGGATACGGTGCAAAACTCTCAGGTGCTGGAGGTGGAGGTGTTGTTGTAATACTTACAGATGAGGATAGAAGGAAGGAACTGTTAGGATCTCTAAGAGAATTGGGAGTATTAGATGTATTTGAGTGTAAGGTAGGCGTTGATATTATTAATAATTACTAA
- a CDS encoding amino acid ABC transporter ATP-binding protein yields MIVLKGVFKNFGEKVALKDVNLEVNEGEVLAILGYSGAGKTTLLKILSALDIDFKGIYLFKNIDAKKNPEKVRKRTTMVFQNPVMFKGTVFENVAYGLKVRGYDKRYIKEKVDEMLESLGILDLKDKNAKKLSGGEKQRVAVARALVLDLDVYIFDEPTSNLDIENIKVVESAIKELKRKGKTVIFTTHDLLQARRLSERVAYIEKGEIVEVGETEEIFKDPKDERTYRFVSGMF; encoded by the coding sequence ATGATAGTTCTAAAGGGGGTTTTTAAAAACTTTGGAGAGAAGGTAGCCCTTAAGGATGTTAACCTTGAGGTAAATGAGGGGGAGGTTTTGGCAATTTTGGGATACAGTGGGGCTGGAAAAACAACTTTACTTAAAATATTATCTGCCTTAGATATTGATTTTAAGGGTATTTATCTATTTAAGAATATAGATGCTAAAAAAAATCCCGAGAAGGTAAGAAAACGTACAACCATGGTTTTTCAGAACCCTGTAATGTTTAAAGGTACAGTCTTTGAAAACGTCGCCTACGGATTAAAGGTCAGAGGGTATGATAAGAGGTATATTAAAGAGAAAGTGGATGAGATGTTAGAATCCCTTGGGATCTTGGATTTAAAGGATAAAAATGCCAAGAAGTTAAGTGGTGGGGAGAAGCAGAGGGTTGCAGTGGCAAGGGCTTTAGTGTTAGACTTAGATGTATATATCTTTGACGAGCCCACATCTAACTTAGATATAGAGAATATCAAAGTTGTAGAAAGTGCCATAAAGGAATTAAAGAGAAAGGGAAAGACTGTTATATTTACAACCCACGATCTTCTTCAGGCTCGGAGGTTGTCAGAGAGAGTGGCTTATATAGAGAAGGGAGAGATTGTTGAGGTTGGTGAGACTGAGGAAATATTTAAGGATCCAAAGGATGAGAGAACCTATAGGTTTGTAAGTGGGATGTTTTAA
- a CDS encoding ferritin family protein encodes MVKVELINEHKIGVTKGTDLEKEVEANFKGECTEVGLYLAMARQAEREGLPEVAEVLRRIAFEEAEHAAHFAEMNGIISENLKENIEMMLEGECKANKEKKAAAKKAKELDIDPAHDYFDESSRDEARHAMMLKGLLERYFK; translated from the coding sequence ATGGTTAAAGTAGAGTTGATAAACGAGCACAAAATAGGAGTTACAAAGGGTACAGATCTAGAGAAAGAAGTTGAGGCTAACTTTAAAGGAGAGTGTACTGAAGTGGGATTGTACCTGGCCATGGCAAGACAGGCTGAAAGAGAAGGATTACCAGAAGTTGCAGAGGTATTAAGAAGGATTGCCTTTGAAGAGGCTGAACATGCAGCCCACTTTGCAGAGATGAACGGAATCATCTCTGAGAACTTGAAGGAAAACATTGAAATGATGTTAGAAGGAGAGTGTAAGGCAAACAAGGAAAAGAAGGCTGCTGCTAAGAAGGCTAAAGAATTAGATATAGATCCTGCCCACGACTACTTTGACGAATCAAGTAGAGATGAGGCAAGACATGCCATGATGTTGAAGGGATTGTTGGAGAGATACTTTAAGTAA
- a CDS encoding substrate-binding domain-containing protein — protein MKRSVLIVLGIVLLITGSLLLYNYHTQSKARYLTISTTTSLYDTGLLDIIAEIFKKQYNIELRFIPKGTGAAIQDAKNGVCDAIIVHARSKELEFMKEGYGVNRKVFAYNFFVIVGPKEDPAGIRGLPPVEALKRIAEAGREGKVIWVTRDDGSGTNTKEINLWKLAGYNYSEIKEEKWVYRTGSGMGETLKVTDTKRAYTLSDTATYLKYSGEGIIGNLDILVDKGSELINIYSIILINPEKYEKNYKDAVLLSKWLTGEEGQKVLEEFGKEEFGRPLFNPVVEVLRNREEPFFTWILKYGFIEDGDVLTECPREFRYGDDLTFFEFRKSN, from the coding sequence ATGAAAAGGAGTGTTTTGATAGTATTAGGTATAGTATTACTGATCACAGGAAGTCTTCTCCTGTATAACTACCATACTCAGAGTAAGGCTAGATACCTTACAATCTCTACTACAACAAGTCTATACGATACCGGTCTCCTAGATATTATAGCAGAAATATTCAAGAAACAGTACAATATAGAGTTGAGATTTATCCCAAAGGGAACGGGAGCCGCCATCCAAGACGCTAAAAATGGTGTATGTGATGCCATTATAGTACATGCTAGGAGTAAGGAGTTAGAGTTTATGAAGGAAGGTTATGGAGTAAATAGGAAAGTTTTCGCATATAACTTCTTTGTTATTGTGGGTCCAAAGGAGGACCCTGCAGGAATCAGAGGACTTCCACCAGTTGAGGCTCTTAAAAGGATCGCTGAGGCAGGAAGGGAGGGTAAAGTAATATGGGTTACAAGGGATGACGGTTCAGGAACTAACACCAAGGAGATAAATCTCTGGAAGTTAGCAGGATATAACTACTCAGAAATAAAAGAGGAGAAGTGGGTATACAGGACAGGATCTGGGATGGGTGAGACACTTAAGGTAACTGATACCAAGAGGGCTTATACTCTATCAGATACTGCTACATACCTTAAGTACAGTGGAGAGGGGATAATAGGAAACTTGGATATATTAGTTGATAAAGGCAGTGAGTTGATAAATATATACAGTATAATTCTGATAAACCCTGAGAAGTACGAAAAGAACTATAAGGATGCAGTCCTACTATCTAAGTGGTTAACTGGTGAAGAGGGGCAGAAAGTACTTGAAGAATTTGGTAAGGAGGAGTTCGGGAGACCTTTATTTAACCCTGTTGTAGAGGTACTTAGGAATAGAGAGGAGCCTTTCTTTACCTGGATATTGAAGTATGGATTTATAGAGGATGGAGATGTCCTAACAGAATGTCCTAGGGAGTTTAGGTATGGAGATGATCTTACATTCTTTGAATTTAGAAAATCTAATTAA
- a CDS encoding FprA family A-type flavoprotein produces the protein MKADAVKIADGVYWVGVLDWDIRKYHGYTLKGTTYNAYLVFGDEKVAIIDNTYPGTSAQMWGRIKDAFEKEGREFKIDVIVQNHVEKDHSGALPEIHKKFPEAPIYCTEVAVEGLKKHFPSLKDAPFKTVKSLDSIDLGGKTLTFLEAPLLHWPDSMFTFYAEEGILFSNDAFGQHLCYPAHMRFDKDIPEYVLMDANKKFYANLITPLSKLVLKKFKEVIDLGLLEKIKMIAPSHGQIWTDPMKVIEAYQNFATGKCKDKATIVYDTMHYSTQKMAHAFAEGLMSEGIEVVMYFLHEDERSEIVKDILDSKAVLFGAPTIYDEPYPSMGDLIYYLRGLKFNRTGLKRLAIVFGSMGGNGGGVEVLKKEIEACGFNVLDAYELYYVPTKDELENCYNMGKRLAAKIKEL, from the coding sequence GTGAAAGCAGATGCAGTCAAAATAGCAGATGGAGTATACTGGGTAGGAGTATTGGACTGGGATATTAGAAAGTACCACGGATACACATTAAAGGGTACTACCTACAACGCATACTTGGTATTTGGAGATGAGAAGGTTGCTATAATAGACAACACATATCCAGGAACCTCTGCTCAAATGTGGGGAAGAATAAAGGATGCCTTTGAGAAGGAAGGTAGAGAGTTCAAGATAGATGTAATCGTACAGAACCACGTAGAGAAGGACCACTCTGGAGCACTACCAGAGATCCACAAGAAGTTCCCAGAGGCACCAATCTACTGTACAGAAGTTGCAGTTGAAGGGTTGAAAAAGCACTTCCCATCCTTAAAGGATGCTCCATTTAAGACAGTAAAGTCCCTAGATAGTATAGACCTTGGAGGTAAAACATTAACATTCTTAGAGGCACCACTCCTCCACTGGCCAGACAGTATGTTCACATTCTATGCTGAAGAAGGAATACTCTTCTCAAACGATGCATTTGGTCAGCACCTCTGTTATCCAGCACACATGAGATTCGACAAGGATATTCCAGAGTACGTCCTGATGGATGCAAACAAGAAGTTCTACGCAAACCTGATTACACCACTCTCCAAGTTGGTACTGAAGAAGTTCAAGGAGGTTATTGACTTAGGCCTCTTAGAGAAGATAAAGATGATTGCTCCATCCCATGGGCAGATATGGACAGATCCAATGAAGGTAATAGAGGCTTACCAGAACTTTGCTACTGGTAAGTGTAAGGACAAGGCTACAATAGTATACGACACAATGCACTACTCCACCCAGAAGATGGCTCACGCCTTCGCAGAGGGACTTATGAGCGAGGGTATTGAGGTAGTAATGTACTTCCTCCACGAAGATGAAAGAAGTGAAATCGTTAAGGATATCTTAGACAGTAAGGCAGTACTCTTTGGAGCACCAACAATCTACGACGAACCATACCCATCAATGGGAGACCTAATATACTACCTAAGAGGATTGAAGTTCAACAGAACAGGATTGAAGAGGTTAGCAATAGTCTTTGGATCTATGGGAGGTAACGGTGGAGGAGTTGAAGTATTGAAGAAGGAAATAGAAGCCTGTGGCTTCAACGTACTTGATGCCTACGAGTTATACTATGTACCAACTAAAGATGAATTAGAGAACTGTTACAACATGGGTAAGAGACTGGCTGCTAAGATAAAGGAATTGTAA
- the selB gene encoding selenocysteine-specific translation elongation factor translates to MVKNINIGIFGHIDHGKTTLAKVLTEVPSTSSLDRLPESKRRGITIDLGFSFFKLGGYLITLVDAPGHADLIRAVVGAAEIIDLALLVIDAKEGPKTQTGEHLLILDYFNIPTIVVINKIDVASQEEIKRTEEFMRAILNSTENLKGSKILKISAKEGIGIEELKDTIREMLDSMEIIRNTEDFFKMPIDHAFPIKGIGTVITGTVLKGKVKVGDELKVLPLNSTVKVKSIQRCKEDVGEASAGDRIGMAVQGVDPKELFRGCVLTSLDTKLKVVDSIVAKIRISPLFKYPLKPRIRVHLNIGMLVIPARIIPFKRMEIDGNMENIILREVKGGEECYCAFQLEEKTVAEIGEDILITRLDLPPTTLRICGKGEIVDFKRVEELNIKRVISKVGWIKIDKNRILVVGLANSKEEAEKLIGSNVVVPEKNIKGRIKGTFGTKGYLVAEFDGEVDNRDEVLLRRLIRWR, encoded by the coding sequence ATGGTTAAAAATATAAACATAGGTATATTTGGGCATATAGACCATGGGAAAACAACATTGGCAAAGGTTCTAACGGAGGTCCCTTCAACATCCTCCTTAGATAGACTACCAGAATCTAAAAGAAGAGGTATTACCATAGATCTTGGGTTCTCCTTTTTTAAGTTGGGAGGCTATCTCATTACCTTAGTAGATGCCCCTGGACATGCAGATCTCATAAGGGCCGTAGTTGGTGCTGCCGAGATCATAGATCTAGCCCTCTTAGTGATAGATGCCAAAGAGGGACCTAAAACCCAAACTGGAGAGCACCTTTTAATACTAGATTACTTCAATATACCTACTATTGTGGTAATAAATAAAATAGATGTTGCATCCCAGGAGGAAATTAAAAGAACTGAGGAATTCATGAGAGCCATACTTAACTCAACAGAAAATTTAAAGGGGAGTAAAATACTGAAGATATCTGCAAAGGAGGGTATTGGAATAGAGGAATTAAAGGATACTATTAGGGAGATGTTAGATAGTATGGAGATAATAAGGAACACTGAGGACTTCTTTAAGATGCCTATAGATCATGCATTTCCAATAAAGGGGATCGGTACAGTTATCACAGGTACTGTACTTAAGGGAAAGGTAAAAGTGGGGGATGAGTTAAAGGTTCTACCATTGAACAGTACTGTAAAGGTTAAGAGTATTCAGAGATGTAAGGAGGATGTAGGTGAAGCCTCTGCAGGAGATAGAATAGGAATGGCTGTTCAGGGAGTAGATCCAAAAGAGTTATTTAGGGGATGTGTCCTAACGTCCCTAGATACTAAGTTAAAGGTTGTAGATAGTATAGTTGCAAAGATAAGAATATCTCCTCTATTTAAGTACCCTTTGAAACCTAGGATAAGAGTACATTTAAATATAGGAATGTTAGTAATACCTGCAAGGATAATACCTTTTAAGAGGATGGAGATAGACGGAAATATGGAGAACATCATCCTAAGAGAGGTTAAAGGAGGAGAGGAGTGTTACTGTGCATTCCAATTGGAGGAAAAAACTGTAGCAGAGATAGGGGAGGATATACTTATAACTAGATTGGATCTACCACCTACAACCTTAAGGATATGTGGTAAAGGTGAGATAGTAGATTTTAAGAGGGTTGAAGAGTTGAATATTAAAAGGGTAATCTCTAAAGTGGGGTGGATAAAGATAGATAAAAATAGAATACTTGTTGTAGGTTTGGCCAACTCTAAGGAGGAGGCTGAGAAACTTATTGGATCTAATGTAGTAGTCCCTGAAAAAAATATTAAAGGGAGAATAAAGGGAACCTTTGGAACTAAGGGGTACTTAGTGGCAGAATTTGATGGAGAGGTGGATAATAGGGATGAGGTTCTCTTAAGGAGATTGATAAGGTGGAGATGA